From the genome of Actinacidiphila yeochonensis CN732, one region includes:
- a CDS encoding DUF3499 domain-containing protein, with product MAESRRGPLKSAVPSNVVSPVRRCSRTACGRPAVATLTYVYADSTAVLGPLATYAEPHCYDLCSEHSERLTAPRGWEVVRLATDTGPVRPSGDDLEALANAVREAARPQERSHGAAARDIDPMEVARRGHLRVLRSPES from the coding sequence CTGGCAGAGAGTCGTCGCGGCCCGCTCAAGAGTGCGGTACCGTCCAACGTCGTGAGCCCTGTACGTCGCTGTTCGCGCACCGCTTGCGGCCGTCCCGCCGTCGCGACGCTGACGTACGTCTACGCGGACTCCACCGCCGTGCTGGGCCCGCTGGCCACCTACGCCGAGCCCCACTGCTACGACCTGTGCTCGGAGCACTCGGAGCGGCTGACGGCCCCCCGCGGCTGGGAGGTCGTCCGGCTGGCCACCGACACCGGGCCGGTCCGCCCCAGCGGTGATGACCTCGAAGCCCTGGCCAACGCCGTACGCGAGGCCGCCCGCCCGCAGGAACGCTCCCACGGCGCCGCCGCCCGCGACATCGACCCCATGGAGGTCGCCCGCCGCGGCCACCTGCGGGTCCTGCGCTCCCCGGAGTCCTGA
- a CDS encoding metallopeptidase family protein: MDSSAQNPASPAPQPPASRPRRRDRHGRGMRGPIAPPQVPLALSRAEAFDDLVRDAADRLERRWPQLADVEFAVQDVPLPQDGAAEGEPVPLGRLIAAAKDRPSRIVVYRRPVEIRAKSRDERALLVHEVVVEQVAELLGLSPENVDPKYGED, encoded by the coding sequence ATGGACAGCTCCGCCCAGAACCCCGCCTCCCCCGCGCCGCAGCCGCCCGCCTCCCGGCCGCGTCGCCGCGACCGGCACGGCCGCGGCATGCGGGGTCCGATCGCGCCGCCGCAGGTGCCGCTCGCGCTGAGCAGGGCGGAGGCCTTCGACGACCTGGTGCGCGACGCCGCCGACCGCCTGGAGCGGCGCTGGCCGCAGCTGGCGGACGTGGAGTTCGCCGTCCAGGACGTGCCGCTGCCGCAGGACGGGGCCGCCGAGGGCGAGCCGGTGCCCCTGGGGCGGCTGATCGCGGCGGCGAAGGACCGGCCGAGCCGGATCGTGGTCTACCGGCGGCCCGTGGAGATCCGGGCGAAGAGCCGGGACGAGAGGGCGCTGCTGGTCCACGAGGTGGTCGTCGAGCAGGTGGCGGAGCTGCTGGGCCTGTCCCCGGAGAACGTCGACCCGAAGTACGGCGAGGACTGA
- a CDS encoding DUF5719 family protein has protein sequence MNRSTISLAGAVVALAVLTGIASAAGGSSDPAPSAGTAARLPVQHTTLLCPEPSPSELPSTTYTSFTPQGTDTADSGAGSGTGSDAAASGAATLVPATDKPRALKPLKAPGKPVTYTNNKPGAPALIGAADGSLAPGWTVQQTTVVDDGPSRGLLATSCTEPDTEFWFPGASTADGRQDYVHLVNPDDTPAVVDVELYGADGALKTPAGDGITVPGKSSKPVLLSTLTASKAADVTVHVVARSGRVGAAVQATATGKGSDWLPAAAPPAGSLVMPGIPADATDVRLTTFATGSDDADLTLKLATSGGSIVPAGHETLHVKSGMTMSVDLGDITKGEAGSLLLGSSTTHAPVPVVAALLVTRGKGASQDLAFIPATSPVGARATVADNRAKGSTLGLTAVGSSAQVRITSSAGSGGGTAATRTVTVKAGATLSIAPPVPSGLKGSYAVTVQHLSGGTVYASRMLALPDSGVPMFTIQSLSDDRSTVAVPSASSDLRILEP, from the coding sequence GTGAACCGCAGCACCATCTCCCTGGCCGGCGCGGTCGTGGCACTCGCCGTCCTGACCGGTATCGCCTCGGCGGCCGGCGGGAGCTCCGACCCGGCACCGTCCGCCGGCACCGCCGCCAGGCTGCCGGTGCAGCACACCACCCTGCTGTGCCCGGAGCCGTCCCCGTCCGAGCTGCCCTCCACCACGTACACGTCCTTCACCCCGCAGGGCACGGACACCGCCGACTCGGGGGCCGGTTCGGGCACCGGTTCGGACGCCGCCGCCTCCGGAGCGGCGACGCTGGTGCCGGCCACCGACAAGCCCCGGGCGCTGAAGCCGCTCAAGGCCCCCGGAAAGCCCGTCACCTACACGAACAACAAGCCGGGGGCCCCCGCCCTCATCGGCGCCGCGGACGGCTCGCTGGCGCCCGGCTGGACCGTCCAGCAGACCACCGTGGTCGACGACGGCCCCAGCCGCGGCCTGCTCGCCACCTCCTGCACCGAACCGGACACCGAGTTCTGGTTCCCCGGGGCCAGTACCGCCGACGGCCGGCAGGACTACGTCCACCTGGTCAACCCCGACGACACCCCCGCCGTCGTCGACGTCGAGCTGTACGGCGCGGACGGAGCCCTGAAGACGCCCGCCGGCGACGGCATCACGGTGCCCGGGAAGAGCTCCAAGCCGGTGCTGCTCTCCACCCTGACCGCGTCCAAGGCCGCGGACGTGACCGTGCACGTGGTGGCCCGCAGCGGCCGGGTCGGAGCCGCGGTCCAGGCCACCGCCACCGGCAAGGGCAGCGACTGGCTGCCGGCGGCCGCGCCCCCGGCGGGCAGCCTCGTCATGCCCGGCATCCCCGCGGACGCCACCGACGTCCGCCTGACCACTTTCGCGACCGGATCGGACGACGCCGACCTGACGCTGAAGCTGGCCACCTCCGGCGGCTCCATCGTCCCGGCCGGGCACGAGACGCTGCACGTCAAGAGCGGCATGACCATGTCGGTCGACCTGGGTGACATCACCAAGGGCGAGGCCGGCTCCCTGCTGCTCGGCTCCAGCACCACCCACGCGCCGGTGCCCGTGGTGGCCGCCCTGCTCGTCACCCGCGGCAAGGGCGCCTCGCAGGACCTGGCGTTCATCCCGGCGACCTCTCCGGTCGGCGCCCGCGCCACCGTCGCCGACAACCGCGCCAAGGGCTCCACCCTCGGCCTGACCGCCGTGGGCTCCTCGGCACAGGTGCGGATCACCTCCTCGGCGGGCTCGGGCGGCGGCACCGCCGCCACCCGCACGGTCACCGTCAAGGCGGGCGCCACGCTCTCCATCGCGCCGCCCGTGCCGTCCGGCCTCAAGGGCTCCTACGCCGTCACCGTCCAGCACCTCTCCGGCGGCACGGTGTACGCCTCCCGGATGCTCGCCCTGCCGGACAGCGGTGTTCCCATGTTCACCATCCAGTCCCTGTCGGACGACCGCAGCACCGTCGCGGTGCCCAGCGCCTCCTCCGACCTGCGCATCCTGGAGCCCTGA